A stretch of Myxococcus hansupus DNA encodes these proteins:
- a CDS encoding response regulator gives MSKPKITIVDDDRDTRELLAAALEDEGFAVTMAANGLRLIASLQLHRPHAILLDVNMSWIDGFELCRAVKKNEQFRDIPVIFISGRGEPEDKRHGMEVGAADYFVKPLDMDKLVSRIRELVPAEIP, from the coding sequence ATGTCGAAGCCGAAAATCACCATTGTCGATGATGACCGCGACACGCGGGAGCTGCTGGCGGCGGCCCTGGAGGACGAGGGCTTTGCCGTCACCATGGCAGCCAACGGCCTGCGGCTCATCGCCTCGCTCCAACTGCACCGGCCGCACGCCATCCTCCTGGACGTGAACATGTCCTGGATTGACGGCTTCGAGCTGTGCCGGGCGGTGAAGAAGAACGAGCAGTTCCGGGACATCCCCGTCATCTTCATCAGTGGACGCGGTGAGCCCGAGGACAAGCGGCACGGCATGGAAGTCGGCGCCGCGGATTATTTCGTCAAGCCGCTGGACATGGACAAGCTCGTCAGCCGCATCCGCGAGCTCGTGCCCGCGGAGATTCCGTAA
- a CDS encoding FHA domain-containing protein, protein MPILLTITQGLQQGRELVFEQAEVNIGRTSENDLVLHDHGVSRRHARIVLRDEKYFVADMGSSNGTVLNGALLPGEQQLRDGDKIGVGPVEFTFVWVPPDSDEDATRPIRRGDPVPVDPDATRPIRLNDPIPAESGIVLPDGYPTAPQPLVAPVRPGSAAPARSTTASVAKVESGEAPTAAERARQRRELSSTQAGRLRLWWGQLSLPARLGVSALGGGMVLALVGLLASFFMPRGDGRPSGAEPEDLGFEVIADSFGLGEGVTWENPDHKSFAFQFVTPTRAVAVVHYMARGISKEEVSLVLNGVDLGWVPPDVSMATERELEQILPPAVLRRGELNSIVFDNVRNPPGQETWRVWNLRLEIIPVPELPQEELLAKARQYVTAGARFYESRDVGAENLFKAWQQYRFAWVTLEALDTKPDIYQDVRFQLAQVSGELDHKCSQLMLDFQRSVQYRNARTARAALQEMGRRFPTAEHRCHNLGLQLAYEHEL, encoded by the coding sequence TGCTCCGCGACGAGAAGTACTTCGTCGCGGACATGGGCAGCTCCAACGGCACCGTGCTCAACGGGGCCTTGCTGCCCGGTGAGCAGCAGCTTCGGGATGGCGACAAGATTGGCGTGGGCCCGGTGGAGTTCACCTTCGTCTGGGTGCCCCCGGACAGCGACGAGGACGCCACCCGGCCCATTCGCCGGGGCGACCCCGTTCCCGTCGACCCGGACGCCACGCGGCCCATCCGCCTGAACGACCCGATTCCCGCCGAGAGCGGCATCGTGCTGCCGGATGGATACCCCACCGCGCCGCAGCCCCTCGTGGCGCCGGTGCGTCCGGGGTCCGCGGCCCCGGCGCGGTCGACCACCGCGTCCGTGGCGAAGGTGGAGTCAGGCGAGGCCCCGACGGCGGCGGAGCGCGCCCGTCAGCGCCGCGAGCTTTCGAGCACCCAGGCGGGCCGGTTGCGCCTGTGGTGGGGACAGCTTTCCCTGCCGGCGCGGTTGGGTGTGAGCGCGCTCGGCGGCGGCATGGTGTTGGCGCTCGTGGGCCTCCTGGCCTCGTTCTTCATGCCGAGGGGAGACGGTCGGCCCTCGGGCGCGGAGCCGGAGGACCTGGGCTTCGAGGTGATCGCGGACTCGTTCGGGCTGGGCGAGGGCGTGACGTGGGAGAACCCGGACCACAAGTCCTTCGCGTTCCAGTTCGTCACCCCCACGCGGGCGGTGGCGGTGGTGCACTACATGGCCCGTGGCATCTCCAAGGAGGAGGTGTCGCTGGTCCTGAACGGCGTGGACCTGGGCTGGGTGCCTCCGGACGTGAGCATGGCCACGGAGCGCGAGCTGGAGCAGATTCTCCCGCCCGCGGTGCTGCGGCGGGGCGAGCTCAACTCCATCGTCTTCGACAACGTGCGCAACCCGCCCGGGCAGGAGACGTGGCGGGTGTGGAACCTGCGGCTGGAGATCATTCCCGTGCCGGAGCTTCCGCAGGAAGAGCTGCTGGCCAAGGCGCGCCAGTACGTCACGGCGGGAGCCCGCTTCTACGAGTCGCGCGACGTCGGGGCGGAGAATCTCTTCAAGGCGTGGCAGCAGTACCGTTTCGCGTGGGTGACGCTGGAGGCACTGGACACGAAGCCGGACATCTACCAGGACGTGCGCTTCCAGCTCGCTCAGGTGTCAGGCGAGCTCGACCATAAGTGCAGCCAGTTGATGCTCGATTTTCAGCGGAGCGTTCAGTACCGGAATGCGCGGACCGCCCGTGCCGCGTTGCAGGAAATGGGTCGGCGCTTCCCTACGGCCGAGCATCGCTGCCACAATCTAGGTTTGCAGTTGGCTTACGAGCACGAGCTGTAG
- a CDS encoding FHA domain-containing protein — MSNGSPPARRRPPSGAPSGGTGSRPAARRTAARPAPAPVSSAPRLICVAGPKNGEEFALSEDEYVIGRATDNAICIPDTSVSRKHVAVRKSGTGWTVSDLGSGNGTLVNGDVINDETPLSNGDVITLGDTELRFEDVANSTMMVGAPAPAPGPRPRPGASGARGAIPARPGPRGEGGRVRSSRHAAAAAPTPEELKKKKIIKLAAVGVVVLLFAGLGLVRMNVQQQQAVAAEEARQGKSRREMLGSLFQDAKNLVREGKWVEAKAKLEELQTEAPDYPGVADYLGHAAREIPIQEKLTGARAALAKKELGKASGLLGSTGESQFLYEQVNAAKRELFEAADTRTREARKLLDENQLDMAKAITDDVLVAFPEHRDAKLINEQAAQAIIVRDTPRPVVQGPAPKPWEPAVDRFRDGDMSGAVAILNACMARTPQCKKVLGQVTEFGNLYKRLEDLDAKGLSKLMNLDKEITGGRPSKMARNAGTRAATIFYKGATAAKASGQWSRAMDYSRKALQADPGHTGATNIISELRTKAKDVYLQAYSLKDGSPEEALPKFKDVVAMTPPDDEYHDKAKTWVEKLSR; from the coding sequence ATGTCCAACGGTTCCCCTCCGGCACGCCGCAGGCCTCCGTCCGGGGCACCTTCGGGTGGGACCGGGTCCCGTCCCGCCGCGCGCAGGACGGCCGCCCGGCCCGCGCCCGCCCCGGTCTCCTCCGCTCCCCGGCTCATTTGCGTCGCAGGCCCCAAGAACGGCGAGGAGTTTGCCCTGTCCGAGGACGAGTACGTCATCGGTCGAGCGACCGATAACGCCATTTGCATCCCCGACACCTCCGTGTCCCGCAAGCACGTCGCCGTGCGCAAGAGCGGCACGGGCTGGACGGTGAGCGACCTGGGCTCGGGCAACGGCACGCTCGTCAACGGCGACGTCATCAACGACGAGACGCCGCTGTCCAACGGTGACGTCATCACGCTGGGCGACACGGAGCTTCGCTTCGAGGACGTGGCCAACTCCACGATGATGGTGGGGGCACCCGCGCCGGCTCCTGGCCCGCGTCCGCGTCCGGGGGCGTCCGGTGCCCGTGGCGCGATTCCGGCCCGTCCCGGGCCTCGGGGCGAAGGGGGGCGCGTGCGCAGCTCCCGGCATGCGGCCGCCGCCGCGCCCACGCCGGAAGAGCTGAAGAAGAAGAAGATCATCAAGCTGGCCGCGGTGGGCGTCGTCGTCCTCCTGTTCGCGGGTCTGGGCCTGGTCCGGATGAACGTCCAGCAGCAGCAGGCGGTGGCGGCCGAGGAGGCGCGGCAGGGCAAGTCCCGCCGCGAGATGCTCGGCAGCCTCTTCCAGGACGCGAAGAACCTGGTCCGCGAGGGCAAGTGGGTGGAGGCGAAGGCCAAGCTGGAGGAGCTCCAGACCGAGGCGCCCGACTACCCGGGCGTGGCCGACTACCTGGGCCATGCCGCGCGCGAGATTCCCATCCAGGAGAAGCTGACGGGCGCGCGCGCGGCGCTGGCGAAGAAGGAGCTGGGCAAGGCCAGCGGGCTGCTGGGGAGCACCGGCGAGAGCCAGTTCCTCTACGAGCAGGTCAACGCGGCGAAGCGCGAGCTGTTCGAGGCCGCGGACACCCGCACCCGCGAGGCCCGGAAGCTGCTCGACGAGAACCAGCTCGACATGGCGAAGGCCATCACCGACGACGTGCTGGTGGCCTTCCCGGAGCACCGGGACGCGAAGCTCATCAACGAGCAGGCGGCGCAGGCCATCATCGTCCGTGACACGCCTCGGCCGGTGGTGCAGGGGCCGGCGCCCAAGCCGTGGGAGCCCGCCGTGGACCGCTTCCGCGACGGTGACATGTCCGGCGCGGTGGCCATCCTCAATGCGTGCATGGCGCGCACGCCGCAGTGCAAGAAGGTGCTCGGTCAGGTGACGGAGTTCGGCAACCTGTACAAGCGCCTGGAGGACCTGGATGCCAAGGGTCTGTCCAAGTTGATGAACCTGGACAAGGAGATCACCGGCGGGCGTCCGAGCAAGATGGCGCGCAACGCGGGCACCCGCGCGGCCACCATCTTCTACAAGGGCGCCACCGCGGCGAAGGCGTCGGGGCAGTGGAGCCGCGCCATGGACTACTCGCGCAAGGCGCTCCAGGCCGACCCGGGCCACACCGGCGCCACCAACATCATCAGCGAGCTCCGGACGAAGGCGAAGGACGTCTACCTCCAGGCCTACTCCTTGAAGGACGGCAGCCCCGAGGAGGCCCTGCCCAAGTTCAAGGACGTGGTGGCGATGACGCCGCCCGACGACGAGTACCACGACAAGGCGAAGACCTGGGTCGAGAAGCTGTCGCGATGA
- a CDS encoding polyprenyl synthetase family protein → MATFQLDTFLAAQQARVEALLNERMNRLGPAGTPPRLAEAMHYSLMAGGKRLRPVLCLAFADIVARESTVSAVAGDAACALEYVHTYSLVHDDLPAMDNDDYRRGRLTNHKVYGEPMAILAGDALLTEAFTLVASGPEAARAALCRELAVAAGAAGMVGGQVLDIAEDRPAALDYLLRLHRMKTGALIRAACRMGVLAGGGDADALARAAAYGEAVGLAFQIADDVLDVTATAEQLGKPAGADAAAGRFTFPAVVGLEASRKLAKEKVSEAIAAVRPLEGEDGPLAALARYTVERQS, encoded by the coding sequence TTGGCAACGTTTCAACTGGACACCTTCCTGGCCGCCCAGCAGGCGCGCGTCGAGGCCCTGCTGAACGAGCGGATGAACCGGCTCGGTCCCGCGGGCACGCCGCCGAGGCTCGCGGAGGCCATGCACTACTCCCTGATGGCCGGAGGCAAGCGCCTTCGCCCGGTGCTCTGCCTGGCCTTCGCCGACATCGTGGCCCGCGAGAGCACCGTGTCCGCGGTGGCGGGGGATGCCGCGTGCGCGCTGGAGTACGTGCACACCTATTCGCTGGTGCATGACGACCTGCCGGCGATGGACAACGACGACTACCGCCGGGGCCGGCTCACCAACCACAAGGTGTACGGCGAGCCCATGGCCATCCTCGCGGGCGACGCGCTGCTGACGGAGGCTTTCACGCTGGTGGCCAGTGGCCCGGAGGCCGCTCGCGCCGCGCTCTGCCGCGAGCTGGCGGTGGCGGCCGGGGCCGCGGGCATGGTGGGCGGTCAGGTCCTGGACATCGCGGAGGACCGTCCGGCCGCGCTCGACTACCTCCTCCGGCTGCACCGCATGAAGACGGGCGCCCTCATCCGCGCGGCGTGCCGCATGGGTGTGCTGGCCGGCGGCGGGGACGCGGATGCGTTGGCTCGCGCCGCGGCCTACGGCGAAGCGGTGGGGCTGGCCTTCCAGATTGCCGACGACGTGCTGGACGTGACGGCCACCGCGGAGCAACTGGGCAAGCCCGCGGGCGCGGACGCGGCGGCGGGTCGTTTCACCTTTCCGGCGGTGGTGGGCCTGGAGGCGTCCCGGAAGCTCGCGAAAGAGAAGGTGTCCGAGGCCATCGCGGCCGTGCGTCCCCTGGAGGGCGAGGACGGACCGCTCGCGGCGCTGGCACGCTACACGGTGGAGCGGCAGTCCTGA
- the xseB gene encoding exodeoxyribonuclease VII small subunit, producing MAVAKSDKAPKADKVAEAEVPEQYGDVVSRLEETVGRLESGNLSLEDSLKAFEEGIRLVRRGEKLLTEAEQRIEQLLLDEDGKDVVAPLAASARPAAAPAAPRAPAPRPPPEDDVPF from the coding sequence ATGGCAGTGGCGAAGTCGGACAAGGCGCCCAAGGCGGACAAGGTGGCGGAGGCCGAGGTTCCCGAGCAGTACGGGGATGTGGTCTCCCGGCTCGAGGAGACGGTGGGACGTCTGGAGAGTGGAAATCTCTCTCTGGAGGACTCGCTCAAGGCCTTCGAGGAAGGCATCCGGCTGGTTCGCCGGGGTGAGAAGCTCCTGACCGAGGCGGAGCAGCGCATCGAGCAGCTCCTGCTGGATGAGGATGGCAAGGACGTGGTCGCCCCGCTGGCGGCGTCGGCACGTCCGGCGGCGGCCCCCGCGGCCCCTCGCGCTCCGGCCCCCCGTCCGCCCCCGGAGGATGACGTCCCGTTCTAG
- the xseA gene encoding exodeoxyribonuclease VII large subunit, protein MTRRKAGGGTLPPTGLQGDLFGGGASRPRAATSEPQVAASKKPPPSPPDADGTSLLGPMEGAPPPPPKPERVVLSVGELTRQLKQTLESRFARVIVRGEVTGFRGPNARGHWYFALKDSGASIDAKVWASMAARLRFALRDGMEVLAESSVDLYEPQGRYSLIVNRLEPVGEGALALAFEQLKERLAQEGLIGPGRVRPPRPLPFLPQRIGVVTSRTGAALQDFLRVLHSRNPRQSVLVADARVQGEGSAVEVARAIQRLSRTDVDVIVVTRGGGSVEDLWTFNEELVARAIFASPVPVVSAIGHEIDFTIADFVADLRSPTPSAAAERLAPVLADLELTLATQAGRLRRAMERRVLELREEQGQLASLLEDPRRAINHQRLHLSEQVESMMRVLRPSVRGHREGLRALTERLQRARPQARLGEQRAHLLKLAMRLSEAVRSGVAERQGALASARLVLERASPAAQVSREHARLAAQRSRLLALQQGALADAQRRFQRLEGRLDAMSPLKVMSRGYSVVFRQRDGAVVRTGADVQVGERLGLKLASNGAKTLGGCEEIEATVTAVKGPVDC, encoded by the coding sequence ATGACCCGGCGCAAGGCAGGAGGTGGCACCTTGCCGCCCACGGGGCTGCAAGGTGATTTGTTCGGCGGTGGCGCCTCCCGTCCGCGCGCTGCGACGTCCGAGCCGCAGGTGGCGGCTTCCAAGAAGCCGCCACCGTCGCCGCCCGATGCGGACGGCACCTCCTTGCTGGGCCCCATGGAGGGGGCGCCTCCGCCGCCTCCCAAGCCCGAGCGCGTGGTGCTGTCGGTGGGCGAGCTCACCCGGCAGCTCAAGCAGACGCTGGAGTCGCGCTTCGCCCGCGTCATCGTCCGCGGTGAGGTGACGGGCTTTCGCGGGCCGAACGCGCGAGGCCACTGGTACTTCGCGCTGAAGGACTCCGGGGCTTCCATTGACGCGAAGGTGTGGGCCTCCATGGCGGCCCGGCTTCGCTTCGCGCTGCGCGACGGCATGGAGGTGCTGGCCGAAAGCAGCGTGGACCTCTACGAGCCGCAGGGGCGCTACAGCCTCATCGTCAACCGGCTGGAGCCCGTGGGGGAGGGCGCGCTCGCGCTCGCCTTCGAGCAGCTCAAGGAGCGGCTGGCGCAAGAAGGGCTCATCGGGCCCGGGCGGGTGCGTCCGCCCAGGCCGCTGCCGTTCCTGCCCCAGCGCATTGGCGTGGTGACGAGCCGCACGGGCGCGGCGCTCCAGGACTTCCTCCGCGTGCTGCACTCGCGCAACCCGCGGCAGAGCGTGCTGGTGGCGGATGCCCGCGTGCAGGGCGAGGGCTCCGCGGTCGAGGTGGCTCGCGCCATTCAGCGCCTGTCGCGCACGGACGTGGACGTCATCGTGGTGACGCGAGGCGGTGGCTCGGTGGAGGACCTCTGGACCTTCAACGAGGAGCTGGTGGCCCGCGCCATCTTCGCCTCGCCGGTGCCGGTGGTGTCGGCCATTGGCCACGAAATCGACTTCACCATCGCGGACTTCGTCGCGGACCTGCGCTCGCCCACGCCCAGCGCCGCGGCGGAGCGCCTGGCGCCCGTGCTGGCCGACCTGGAGCTGACGCTGGCCACCCAGGCGGGCCGGCTGCGGCGCGCCATGGAACGCCGGGTGCTGGAGCTGCGCGAGGAGCAAGGGCAGCTCGCGTCGCTGCTGGAGGACCCGCGGCGGGCCATCAATCATCAGCGGCTGCACCTGTCGGAGCAGGTGGAGTCGATGATGCGCGTGCTGCGGCCGTCGGTGCGTGGACACCGGGAGGGCCTCCGGGCGTTGACGGAGCGGCTCCAGCGCGCGCGTCCCCAGGCCCGCCTGGGCGAGCAGCGCGCGCACCTGTTGAAGCTGGCCATGCGGTTGTCGGAGGCGGTGCGCTCCGGCGTGGCGGAGCGGCAAGGCGCGTTGGCCTCGGCCCGGCTGGTGTTGGAGCGGGCGTCACCGGCGGCCCAGGTGTCGCGCGAGCACGCCCGGTTGGCCGCACAACGGTCGCGGCTGCTGGCGCTCCAACAAGGGGCCCTGGCGGATGCACAGAGGCGGTTTCAGCGTCTGGAGGGACGGCTGGACGCGATGAGTCCGTTGAAGGTGATGTCGCGCGGCTATTCGGTGGTGTTCCGCCAACGCGACGGCGCGGTGGTCCGCACGGGCGCGGATGTCCAGGTGGGAGAGCGCCTGGGGCTGAAGCTCGCGTCGAATGGCGCGAAGACGCTGGGAGGATGTGAAGAAATCGAAGCCACCGTCACGGCGGTGAAAGGGCCGGTGGACTGCTGA